A portion of the Phycisphaerales bacterium AB-hyl4 genome contains these proteins:
- the trmB gene encoding tRNA (guanosine(46)-N7)-methyltransferase TrmB, giving the protein MSASLSSHGRSLDVGRFGIDRDSLPAWDAGPIDLSAWFADDDRADHPLDLEIGSGKGTFLVQQAVQTPNINYVGLEYARAFWRHAADRVRRNNITNVRLVHTEAGAFVRNLIADRSIRQVHIYFPDPWPKKRHNKRRLVQAPFLLELHRILADPRADDTEAGQVRLATDHADYFEWMEEHAAKVADHFDRLPFERPASAGEGELVGTNFERKYREEGRQFQGMILRKKVL; this is encoded by the coding sequence ATGAGTGCATCGCTTTCATCACATGGCCGATCGCTTGACGTCGGCCGATTCGGCATCGACCGCGACAGCCTGCCCGCCTGGGACGCGGGCCCGATCGACCTGAGCGCCTGGTTCGCCGACGACGACCGGGCCGACCACCCCCTCGACCTGGAGATCGGCTCGGGCAAAGGCACGTTCCTCGTCCAGCAGGCCGTGCAGACGCCGAACATCAACTACGTTGGGCTCGAATATGCCCGCGCCTTCTGGCGGCACGCCGCCGACCGCGTTCGTCGCAACAACATCACAAACGTTCGGCTGGTGCACACCGAGGCCGGCGCGTTCGTGCGGAACCTCATCGCCGACCGCTCGATCCGCCAGGTGCACATTTACTTCCCCGACCCCTGGCCGAAGAAACGCCACAACAAACGCCGACTCGTGCAGGCCCCCTTCCTGCTGGAGTTGCACCGCATCCTCGCCGACCCGCGTGCCGACGACACCGAAGCGGGGCAGGTGAGGCTGGCGACCGATCACGCCGACTACTTCGAATGGATGGAGGAGCACGCGGCGAAGGTTGCCGATCACTTCGACCGCCTGCCCTTTGAGCGTCCCGCCTCCGCGGGCGAAGGCGAACTGGTGGGCACGAATTTCGAACGCAAATATCGTGAAGAGGGACGCCAGTTCCAAGGCATGATCCTGCGAAAAAAGGTGCTTTGA
- a CDS encoding Gfo/Idh/MocA family protein yields MSDKKTIGIGFIGAGGIARSQHLPRLREMDDAAVRVVCNRSEASSRQVAEEYDIPDIETDWQRLIERDDIDAVFIGTWPCTHKAMSIAALEAGKHVFCQSRMAMDLAEAKAMVQAAERHAGQVAMLCPPPHRMPWEPYVRQVIDRGELGELREVRLVSVSGANLGDLSWRERVELSGRQMLQVGIWAETLHAWVGEYASLHARLATPIATKRDAAGQTYDIQIPQSVLIHGRLTNGAAISEHHSGLSPHENMNFVSIYGSKGTLRVDAMKSIQFAPLGQPLAPVDVPAELQRPWRAERDFLDAVHATRQGESWQVSPDFHEGLRYMAKVEALHRSHDTDQAIAPTDLV; encoded by the coding sequence ATGAGCGACAAGAAGACGATCGGAATCGGTTTCATCGGTGCCGGCGGCATTGCACGCAGCCAACACCTGCCTCGCTTGCGCGAAATGGACGACGCGGCGGTGCGGGTGGTGTGCAATCGCAGCGAAGCCAGTTCGCGACAGGTGGCGGAGGAATATGACATCCCCGACATTGAAACTGACTGGCAGCGACTGATCGAACGCGATGATATTGACGCCGTGTTTATCGGGACGTGGCCTTGCACGCATAAGGCGATGTCAATAGCGGCACTGGAAGCGGGCAAGCATGTGTTCTGCCAGTCGCGGATGGCGATGGACCTGGCCGAGGCGAAGGCGATGGTCCAGGCGGCCGAGCGTCATGCCGGCCAGGTGGCGATGCTTTGCCCGCCGCCGCACCGCATGCCGTGGGAGCCTTACGTTCGGCAGGTGATCGACCGCGGCGAATTGGGTGAGCTGCGCGAGGTTCGGCTGGTTTCGGTTAGTGGTGCGAACCTTGGTGACTTGTCATGGCGTGAACGTGTGGAGTTGTCCGGCCGCCAGATGCTTCAGGTCGGCATCTGGGCTGAAACGCTGCACGCGTGGGTGGGCGAGTACGCCTCGTTGCACGCCCGTCTTGCCACGCCGATCGCCACCAAACGCGACGCGGCCGGCCAGACGTATGACATTCAGATCCCCCAGTCCGTGCTCATCCACGGCCGACTGACCAACGGCGCCGCCATCAGCGAGCACCACTCCGGCCTCTCGCCACACGAGAACATGAACTTCGTCAGCATCTACGGCTCAAAGGGTACGCTGCGCGTCGACGCCATGAAGTCGATCCAGTTCGCCCCCCTCGGCCAACCGCTTGCGCCTGTCGACGTGCCTGCCGAGCTTCAGCGGCCGTGGCGGGCAGAGCGTGATTTTCTTGACGCCGTGCACGCCACCCGGCAGGGCGAGTCGTGGCAGGTCAGCCCGGACTTTCACGAAGGCTTGCGTTATATGGCCAAGGTCGAAGCGCTGCACCGTTCGCACGACACGGACCAGGCCATCGCGCCTACCGATCTGGTCTGA
- a CDS encoding protease complex subunit PrcB family protein has product MLNRFASIGLPLLMLALMVGCGGNNDRTDIPGGEAFQGARAVPVVEQVHGNDSALDEPTIRLIQDRNALDELGVEELSNLEVNFSEYDVIVFALGEQPSGGYWAHISGVQQVGEVLYVQGTANQPGEDQAATQALTYPFAAVVIPKTDAATTLSDIDSVRGESRPE; this is encoded by the coding sequence ATGCTCAACCGTTTCGCTTCAATCGGACTGCCCCTGCTGATGCTCGCCTTGATGGTCGGCTGCGGCGGGAACAACGACCGCACCGACATCCCCGGCGGTGAGGCCTTCCAAGGCGCCCGGGCCGTGCCCGTGGTTGAGCAAGTGCATGGCAATGACTCGGCACTTGACGAACCAACCATCAGACTGATTCAGGATCGCAACGCGCTCGACGAACTCGGCGTTGAAGAACTCAGCAACCTCGAAGTCAACTTCTCCGAGTACGACGTCATCGTCTTCGCCCTCGGCGAACAGCCCTCCGGCGGCTACTGGGCCCACATCAGCGGCGTCCAGCAGGTCGGCGAAGTGCTCTACGTCCAAGGCACGGCCAACCAGCCCGGCGAAGATCAGGCCGCCACGCAAGCGCTCACCTACCCCTTCGCCGCCGTCGTGATCCCCAAGACCGACGCGGCCACAACCCTCAGCGACATCGACTCGGTCCGCGGCGAATCCCGGCCGGAGTAA
- the ndk gene encoding nucleoside-diphosphate kinase, translated as MVETTLIILKPDAVQRQLMGRIIARFEDKGLQVVGAKLMRITEDLAGKHYAEHEGKPFYAGLVKFMTSNPVLVLAIRGDEAIEVCRRLLGKTNGIEADPGTIRGDFGLSKGYNLVHGSDSAKSAKRELELFFTKDEIHTYEQTVGAWITE; from the coding sequence ATGGTTGAGACGACGTTGATCATTCTCAAGCCGGATGCGGTGCAGCGGCAGTTGATGGGGCGCATCATCGCCCGCTTCGAAGACAAAGGCCTTCAAGTCGTCGGCGCGAAGCTGATGCGCATCACCGAGGACCTCGCCGGCAAGCATTACGCCGAGCACGAGGGCAAGCCGTTCTACGCCGGGCTGGTCAAGTTCATGACGAGCAACCCCGTGCTCGTGCTCGCCATCCGCGGCGACGAGGCGATTGAAGTTTGCCGTCGGCTGCTGGGCAAGACCAATGGCATCGAAGCCGACCCCGGCACGATCCGCGGCGACTTCGGCCTGAGCAAGGGCTACAACCTCGTCCACGGCTCGGACAGCGCCAAGTCCGCCAAACGCGAGCTCGAACTGTTCTTCACCAAGGACGAAATCCACACCTACGAACAGACCGTCGGTGCGTGGATCACCGAGTAA
- the aroB gene encoding 3-dehydroquinate synthase: MATVNVTLPHHRYEVRIEPGSLVRLGLLVREASPHDRAALVVDEQIASSHGRVAARSLSAADYDTQVANMPTGEKHKTLGTVRGLYEVLLNARLERKSPVVALGGGITGDTAGFVAATYLRGVPLVQCPTTLLAMVDASVGGKVGVNVPQGKNLIGAFHQPTLVVIDPDTLRTLPERELRCGLAECVKHAVIRDEALFDWLEDRRDDILKLDSDTMTTLVERNVAIKAAVVMEDEKEAGVRAHLNFGHTFAHAIEAGTEYGTYHHGEAVSLGMVAATRLAVDRGLCRAGVLDRLVTLLEAVGLPTSAEDLPAAEKLLDLMRSDKKVADGRIRLVLPTRLGEVVIVNDAPDEAIAAAWGALSEKPTD, translated from the coding sequence ATGGCTACCGTCAACGTCACACTCCCGCATCACCGTTACGAAGTCCGCATCGAGCCGGGCTCGCTCGTTCGCCTCGGCTTGCTCGTCCGCGAGGCATCGCCGCACGATCGCGCAGCCCTAGTTGTCGATGAGCAGATCGCCAGCAGCCACGGCCGGGTCGCCGCCCGCTCGCTCTCGGCGGCTGACTATGACACGCAGGTCGCCAACATGCCGACCGGCGAAAAACATAAGACGCTCGGCACGGTTCGCGGCCTCTACGAAGTGCTGCTCAACGCCAGGCTCGAACGCAAGAGCCCGGTCGTCGCGCTAGGCGGCGGGATCACGGGCGATACCGCCGGCTTCGTCGCGGCGACATATCTGCGCGGTGTGCCGCTGGTGCAATGCCCCACGACGCTGCTGGCCATGGTCGACGCGTCGGTCGGCGGCAAGGTCGGCGTGAATGTGCCGCAAGGTAAAAACCTCATCGGTGCATTTCATCAGCCGACGCTGGTGGTGATTGACCCCGACACGCTGCGCACGCTGCCGGAGCGGGAGCTGCGCTGTGGGCTCGCCGAGTGCGTGAAACATGCGGTGATTCGTGACGAGGCCCTGTTCGACTGGCTGGAAGACCGCCGTGACGACATCCTCAAACTCGACAGCGACACGATGACAACCCTGGTCGAACGGAACGTGGCGATCAAGGCGGCGGTGGTGATGGAAGATGAGAAGGAGGCCGGCGTGCGGGCGCACCTGAACTTCGGGCACACGTTCGCCCACGCGATCGAGGCGGGGACGGAATATGGCACATACCACCACGGCGAAGCAGTAAGCCTGGGCATGGTGGCGGCGACTCGGCTGGCGGTTGATCGCGGGCTTTGCCGAGCGGGTGTGCTCGATCGACTGGTGACGCTGCTGGAGGCGGTGGGTCTGCCGACGTCGGCGGAAGACTTGCCCGCAGCGGAAAAACTGCTCGATTTGATGCGGTCGGACAAGAAGGTGGCCGACGGGCGTATTCGCCTGGTGCTGCCGACGCGGTTGGGCGAGGTTGTCATCGTGAACGACGCGCCGGATGAGGCGATCGCGGCCGCGTGGGGGGCGTTAAGTGAAAAGCCCACGGATTGA